The DNA sequence AGGCGGATAGCTTTCAGGCTTTCCTTTCCCCGACCTGCCACGTGTCCTGTTTCGGCCGCCAACGCCTCTCGCTGCTGCTCGCCCTCGTCACCTGCGTCGCGGGCGGCGCGCGTGCCCAAGAGGCGGCCGCGCCGTACGACGTGCTCATCCTGAACGGGCGCATCGTGGACGGCAGCGGCGGCCCCTCGTTCTACGGCGACTTGGCGATCCGCGGCGACCGCATCGCGATCGTCGGCCCGTCTGGCTTTCTCGTCGGGCGCGAAGCGAAGGACACGGTGGACGCCACGGGCCTCGTGGTTGCGCCGGGCTTCATCGACATCCTCGGCCAGAGCGGCTGGTACTTCCTCTATGGCGACACGCGGTTGATCGCCAAGGTCTCGCAGGGTGTGACCACCGAGATCATCGGCGAGGGCACGACGTACGCGCCGCGGAACCCGCGGTTCATCGGCGCGCGGCCCGATTCGCTGGCACGGCGGTTCGCGCGGTCCGACGGCTTCGGCCAGTTCCTTGAGGCGATGGAGAAGCGCGGCAGCTCGGTGAACGTCGGGGCGTTCGTCGGCGGGCATACGCTGCGGCAGTACGGCATGAATACCCGCACGGGGCCGGCGACCCCGGAGGCCGTGCGCGAAATGCAGGGCGCGCTGGTGCGCGCGATGCGCGATGGCGCGTTTGGGATCGGCACGGCGCTGATCTACGCACCGGGGACCTTCGCCGGCCCGGATGAACTGATCGAGGTGTCGAAGGCGATGGCCGAGCTCGACGGCATCTACGCCACGCACCTCCGCTCCGAGGGCGACGGCCTGCTCGACGGGCTGGACGAGGCCATCCGGATCGGGCGCGAAGCGGGCGTCCGCGTGGAGATCTGGCATCTCAAGGCGGCAGGGCGCCTCAACTGGAACAAGGGCGCGGAGTCGCTGGCGCGGATCGAGGATGCGCGCGCGACGGGGCTCGACATCGAGGCCAACATGTATCCGTACGTCGCCGCGGCGACGGGCCTGACGTCCTGCCTGCCGCCGAGCGCGCAGGGGGCGCAGTTGTACACGCGCCTCGCCGACTCGGCGCAGCGTCGCGTGATCCGTCGCGAGATCGAACGGCCGACGGGCTTTTGGGAGAATCTCTGCGCACTCGCGACGCCGGAGAACGTGCTGATCTCGCGGCTGTCCACGCCGGCGCTGCGGAAGTACTCGGGTCAGCGACTCTCGCAGATCGCCGACGACATGGGCGTGGATTGGATCGAGGCGGCGTTCCGGCTCATCCGCACCGAGCGCAACCGCGTCGAGACGATCTACTTCCTGATGGACGAGTCGAACGTGGTCGAGAACATGCGGCGCCCGTGGATGAAGTTCGGCTCTGATGCCGGCGGGCCCAACCCCCGCGCCGCGTCTGGGCTGGTGCATCCGCGGTCCTACGGCACGTTCACCCGCGTGCTCGGGCCGTACGTGCGCGAGCAGCAGGTGATTCCACTCGAGGATGCCGTGCGGAAGATGACGTGGGCGAATGCGCGGCGCTTGGGCATCCAGGAGCGCGGGCTGCTCGCGCCGGGCTTCTTCGCCGACGTGGTGGTGTTCGATCCTGCGACCGTTGGCGATCGCGCGACGTTCGAGCGGCCGCATCAGGTGTCGGTCGGCGTGCTCCGCACGTACGTGAACGGGACGCTGGTCTGGCAGAATGGCCAGCACACCGGCGCGAAGCCCGGTCGCGCGGTGCGTGGTCCGGCGTACGCGCCGGGCGCGTCCACGGCGCTCGGCGCGGCAGCCGGCGTGGGCAACGTCACGCCGGGGCAGAGCGTCGGGCGCTAGGTTTCGCTGCATGATTGCGCATGACTCCGATTCCTCCGACGTCACCGACGCGCAGCGCGCGAAGGAATCCGCGCTGCTGACGTGGTTCGCGGCGCAGGGCTCGGCGTTGGTCGGGTTCTCGGGCGGCGTGGACTCCGCGTATCTCGCCATCGTCGCGCATGAGGCCTTGGGTCCCGCCCGTGCGCTGGCGGTGATCGGCCGCAGCGCGTCGTACCCGGCCGTGCAGTGGGAAACGGCGCGGCGCGTGGCGGCGGGCTTCGGCGTGTCCGTGCTCGAGGTGGACACGGACGAGATGAACGATCCGCGGTACGCGGCGAACCCCACCAACCGCTGCTACTTCTGCAAGAGCGAGTTGTGGAGCCGCCTGCAGCCGATCGCCGAAGCGCGCGGCCTGGCGGTGGTGGTCGACGGCACCAACGCCGATGACTTGGGTGACTATCGGCCGGGCAAGCAGGCCGCGGCGGAGCGCGGGGTGCGGTCGCCCCTCGCGGAGCTGGGCTTCACCAAGGCGGACATCCGTGCCCTCAGCCGCGCCCGCGGCATTCCCACCTGGGCGCAGCCGTCGTCGCCGTGCCTGTCCTCGCGGTTGCCGTACGGGACGGCGGTGACGCCCGAGCGTTTGCGCATGGTGGAGCTGGCGGAAGCGGGGCTGCGCGCCCTCGGCGTCACGGGTGACCTGCGCGTGCGCTACTTCGGCGAGACGGCGCGTGTGGAGCTCGCGCGCGAGGTGCTGGCCGAGTGGTCGGTGTCGCCGCGGCGCGAGGCCGTGGAGCGCGCCGTGCGCGAGGCGGGCTTCACGACGGTGGAGATCGATCCGCGCGGGTTCCGCTCGGGAGCCCTCAATGTGCTGGCCGGCGTCACGGGAGGGGACTGAATGTTCTTCGGGCTCATCGGGCGCATCGGATGCGCGATCATCTTGCTCGTGGCGGGTGCGGTGGGCTTCGCCACGAAGGACCTCTGGATCCCGAAGGTGAAGCCGCACCTCCCGCCGATCATCCAGGAGTGGCTGTGAGCCGTCGGGTCCTGATCGTCGACGACGAACCCGGCATCCGCGCCGCGTTGGCGCAGCTGCTGGAGTTCGAAGGCTACGACGTGAAGGCGGTGGCGAGCGGGCACGAAGGACTCGCGACGTACGAGGCGTGGCGACCGCAGCTGACCTTCCTCGACGTGAAGATGGAAGGCATTGACGGGCTCGAGACGCTCAAGCGGCTGCGCAGCCTCGATCCGGCAGCGGTGGTGGTGATGATCTCGGGCCACGCCACGGTGAAGGATGCCGTCGCCGCCACGCAGCTCGGCGCCTACGACATCCTCGAGAAGCCGCTCGACACGGACCGCATCCTCGTCACGCTGCGCAACGCGATCGGCCACCTCGACCTGCGCGAGGAGAACGCGCGGTTGCGGCAGCGCGTCGAGCGACACGGCGAGATCGTCGGGGCGAGCGCGGGCATCCGCGCGCTGGTGGAACAGATCGCGCGGGTGGCGCCGACGCCGGCGCGGGTGTTGATCACCGGTGAGAACGGCACCGGCAAGGAACTCGTGGCGCGCGCGCTGCATCGGCAGTCGCCGCGGGCCAAGCAGCCGTTCGTCGAGGTGAACTGCGCGGCGATTCCCTCCGAGCTGATCGAGAGCGAGCTCTTCGGCCACATGAAGGGCTCGTTCACCGGCGCCGTGCAGGACCGCGCGGGCAAGTTCGAGCAGGCCGATGGCGGCACGCTGTTCCTCGACGAGATCGGCGACATGTCGCCGTCGGCGCAGGCCAAGGTGCTGCGCGTGCTGCAGGAGGGTGAGGTCACGCGCATCGGCGGCAACAAGGTGCGCAAGGTGGATGTGCGCGTGCTGGCCGCGACGAACAAGCGGCTGGAGGGCGAGATCGCCGCCGGGCGCTTCCGCGAGGACCTCTATTACCGCCTCAACGTGGTGCCCATGGTCGTGCCGCCGCTGCGGGAGCGTCGCGAGGACATTCCGATGCTGGTCGAGCACTTCCTGCAGCGCCTCGCGCAGGAGTCCGGCCTCCCGCCGCGTCAGGTGGACGATGCGGCCATGGACCGGCTTTCGGCGCTGGACTGGCCGGGCAACGTGCGCGAACTGCGCAACACCGTCGAGCGGCTGTTGATCCTCGCGGCCGGCCCGCGCATCCAGCGCAGCGACGTGGACCGTTTGGTCGGGGCGCGGGCGGGCGATGCGTCGTCCGAGACGGGGCTTGGCACCTTCGAGCATTTCGCCACGTACGAGGAGTTCAAGCTCGCGGCGGAGCGCGCGTTCCTCGAGGCCAAGCTCAAGGCGCACGACTGGAACGTGGCCGAGACGGCGCGGGCGATCGACATGCCGCGCAGCAATCTCTACAAGAAGCTGGAGCGCCACGGATTGGCGCGGGAGCAGGGATGACCGATCGCGATTGGGACGCCGAGCTGAAGAAGATCGACGCGGAGATGGCGAAGCAGGCGAGTCGGCCGGCGCCCGCGCCGTCGCGCGCACCGGCCGCTCCGAGCGCGCCGAGTGGGGGTGGGGCAAGCGCTGGTGTGGCCGGTGGAATGCCCGGCTTCGGCGCCCCTGCGGCCCCGGCCACCTCGAGCTTCGGTGTGTACGCCCGGCTTACGCTCGCGGTCGCGATCGGCGTGGGAATCATCTTCTGGCCCTACGCCAACCGCTGCGGACTGGGTCTCGCGGGCTATCTGGGCGCCGTGTCGGCGGTGGTGGTGAGCGGCGCGTGGAGCGCCGTGTGGACGTTCCGGCACCGCGCGGGGCGCGCGCATGTGCTGTCGCTGCTGCTGGTGCTGTGGGGCCTGATCCTTGCGTCGCTCGACGTCCTGCCGCGGATCGGCTATGCGAAGCCGACGGTCGAGCACCCGGCGGCTTGGGCCTGCGAGTGAGTCATCGCGCCACCCACTCCGCGCGATCCAGCCGCATGACATGGCAATCGTCCGCGCCGAACATGCGGCGCTCGACGAAGCGAAATCCCAGCCGCTCGTAGAAGCGAATCGCGTCGGTGTTCGACGCGAGCGGGTCGATGAGGATTGCCGTGACCGCCGGCGGCGCGAAGCAGCGACGGATCGCCTCCCGCATCGCCGCGCCCCCGACGCCGCGGCCGCGATGCCGTGCCTCACCGATCCAGATGTCGATCGCGCGCAGGCCGGGGCCGCAGTCGCCCCAGTAATGGCTGTCCTCGAGCTGCGGGTCGATGATCTGCACGAAGCCCACCGGTTCGCCGTCGGCCTCGATGATCAGCTGTTCGCGCCAGGGCGGCGTCTTGGCGAGCTCCTCGGCCCAGTGCCAGTCGTCGTTCGGATCTGAGTCGACGACGTCGGGATCCTCGTCCCAACGCTCGAGCAAGGGCTGGTCGGCCGGGGTGGCGGGGCGGAGCGTGACCATAGGCGGCTAGATTGCACAGGATGAAGACCTTCCACAACTACATCGCCGGGGCGTGGGTCGAGCCGTCCACGGGCAAGTACCAAGACAATGTGAACCCTGCCGATACCACGGACCACATCGGCAAGTTCCCCCTCTCGGGCGCGGCGGACGTGCAGCGCGCCGTGGAGTCGGCCGCGCGCGGCTTCGAGCTCTGGAAGCGCACGCCGGCTCCGGCTCGCGGCGACGTCCTGCGCCGCGTCGGCGAGATCATGATCGCCCGCAAGGAGGAGCTCGCGGACCTCATGACCCGCGAGATGGGCAAGCCGCTGGCCGAGACCCGCGGCGACGTGCAGGAGGGCATCGACACGGCCTTCTACGCCGCCACGGAGGGCCGCCGGCTGTTCGGCCACACGGTCCCCAGCGAGCTGCGCAACAAGTGGGCGATGTCGATGCGCCGCCCGATCGGCGTGGCCGGCATCATCACGCCGTTCAACTTCCCGCTGGCCATCCCGACCTGGAAGATCTTCCCGGCGCTGGTCTGCGGCAACGCGGTCGTGTTCAAGCCCGCCGAGGACGTGCCGCACACGGGGCATGTGTTCGTCGAGATCCTC is a window from the Pseudogemmatithrix spongiicola genome containing:
- a CDS encoding N-acyl-D-amino-acid deacylase family protein, with product MSCFGRQRLSLLLALVTCVAGGARAQEAAAPYDVLILNGRIVDGSGGPSFYGDLAIRGDRIAIVGPSGFLVGREAKDTVDATGLVVAPGFIDILGQSGWYFLYGDTRLIAKVSQGVTTEIIGEGTTYAPRNPRFIGARPDSLARRFARSDGFGQFLEAMEKRGSSVNVGAFVGGHTLRQYGMNTRTGPATPEAVREMQGALVRAMRDGAFGIGTALIYAPGTFAGPDELIEVSKAMAELDGIYATHLRSEGDGLLDGLDEAIRIGREAGVRVEIWHLKAAGRLNWNKGAESLARIEDARATGLDIEANMYPYVAAATGLTSCLPPSAQGAQLYTRLADSAQRRVIRREIERPTGFWENLCALATPENVLISRLSTPALRKYSGQRLSQIADDMGVDWIEAAFRLIRTERNRVETIYFLMDESNVVENMRRPWMKFGSDAGGPNPRAASGLVHPRSYGTFTRVLGPYVREQQVIPLEDAVRKMTWANARRLGIQERGLLAPGFFADVVVFDPATVGDRATFERPHQVSVGVLRTYVNGTLVWQNGQHTGAKPGRAVRGPAYAPGASTALGAAAGVGNVTPGQSVGR
- the larE gene encoding ATP-dependent sacrificial sulfur transferase LarE, which encodes MIAHDSDSSDVTDAQRAKESALLTWFAAQGSALVGFSGGVDSAYLAIVAHEALGPARALAVIGRSASYPAVQWETARRVAAGFGVSVLEVDTDEMNDPRYAANPTNRCYFCKSELWSRLQPIAEARGLAVVVDGTNADDLGDYRPGKQAAAERGVRSPLAELGFTKADIRALSRARGIPTWAQPSSPCLSSRLPYGTAVTPERLRMVELAEAGLRALGVTGDLRVRYFGETARVELAREVLAEWSVSPRREAVERAVREAGFTTVEIDPRGFRSGALNVLAGVTGGD
- a CDS encoding sigma-54-dependent transcriptional regulator, with the protein product MSRRVLIVDDEPGIRAALAQLLEFEGYDVKAVASGHEGLATYEAWRPQLTFLDVKMEGIDGLETLKRLRSLDPAAVVVMISGHATVKDAVAATQLGAYDILEKPLDTDRILVTLRNAIGHLDLREENARLRQRVERHGEIVGASAGIRALVEQIARVAPTPARVLITGENGTGKELVARALHRQSPRAKQPFVEVNCAAIPSELIESELFGHMKGSFTGAVQDRAGKFEQADGGTLFLDEIGDMSPSAQAKVLRVLQEGEVTRIGGNKVRKVDVRVLAATNKRLEGEIAAGRFREDLYYRLNVVPMVVPPLRERREDIPMLVEHFLQRLAQESGLPPRQVDDAAMDRLSALDWPGNVRELRNTVERLLILAAGPRIQRSDVDRLVGARAGDASSETGLGTFEHFATYEEFKLAAERAFLEAKLKAHDWNVAETARAIDMPRSNLYKKLERHGLAREQG
- a CDS encoding GNAT family N-acetyltransferase, whose protein sequence is MVTLRPATPADQPLLERWDEDPDVVDSDPNDDWHWAEELAKTPPWREQLIIEADGEPVGFVQIIDPQLEDSHYWGDCGPGLRAIDIWIGEARHRGRGVGGAAMREAIRRCFAPPAVTAILIDPLASNTDAIRFYERLGFRFVERRMFGADDCHVMRLDRAEWVAR